One window of Acetomicrobium thermoterrenum DSM 13490 genomic DNA carries:
- a CDS encoding UvrD-helicase domain-containing protein produces MANNDEAMAEIFLATATPNQREAVLAEDDLVVVSAGAGSGKTRTLSWRFAWLVATGRARHDEILTITFTEKAAQEMEDKILSTLGDWLNAVRSSNLSRQKREDTEKRLELACSRFDEAQISTIHSFAMNLLKSYSQFLEISPAFNIVTPQQEDLFYQSALSALDFLDGEWFAQNAPTKWKKRIKAMISDDNFKKALDFFGANAIVELSKAASSLFGSRGLNPEDLFKESASLEKVDKRAEEMIFGLKERFNLYRNLYDFWVEEIRTEDDNNDGLSERVREFQNRWKGIYPDSPATWVNFLLDLNDSLLSNIKGGGKFKKELESLLSDRFGHKGLKIHRESLSQEVALAKWSKEAHEDRPLRETLLKFASMLWALWEEQKKRKNILSFDDLLTKAKDMVNKYPKAVERYKYILVDEFQDINGVQNLLIKNIAAGKEGATKLFIVGDLKQSIYRFRHADLRIFADYIEKAKSGAGKYVALKESFRMTRDLLERINDLFEYIWKDGISSSLKEIYEPLVYPETLKNENSSGDLKILLETNAEDEDGNKASSAQRKNSLATKLAHRFRMFHEGGVFWKDMVVLVPTRNYFDTLEEAFEREEIPAVFVDQRSFFSRSETLDATALLTALNNPEDDFALIGMLSSPFLRLSQERVSKALSSIEGEGGEGRIWRYLKTNLKGTAEKIEYLRRRAILRGPSDVLNYLLEEPLWLLALPSNKRMRAFSNIRYLIHFLRGYEDAFGKDLAGAADYLKKTARLNAPYEEATPLGEDEDVVRIMTVHAAKGLEFPVVAVFGLEYARHPRSGSSLVPSIFVGTVASSYGDPFDRKKNPPSKAAHDYLEGLKQEEENLRLFYVACTRAKKHLILCGNYEIDSQGNPSKKTGLWLKTVLNWEGARRYADPDDIDEAEIITPKTSDAGSKKNKLSHSRGISLKKLIRPIADSPLDKFSATEYALISWCPHAYRMSCRQGLPLKWELPRSEEYGGPDVGSLVHWILSRWDLKEESLVRFFPENDENLERTLRMLPTGLRPILKDKSHWPLLQRWLTAFAGSFLGSTLRRILSSKDPEYKTYREIPFDFELESGTRLAGQIDLLYLDDATAHIWDYKITEDLDEGSFMELYRKQLEFYGYAVNREFPQKNLLMGLYMLRESREILLDAEDISFAKIKRSIEEAALKAAVGPYEKDTSRCNACPWKNACA; encoded by the coding sequence ATGGCGAACAATGATGAAGCAATGGCCGAGATTTTCCTGGCTACCGCCACACCCAATCAACGTGAAGCAGTTTTAGCGGAAGACGATTTAGTGGTGGTTAGCGCCGGGGCCGGAAGCGGGAAGACTCGCACCCTTTCGTGGAGATTTGCATGGCTGGTCGCAACGGGAAGGGCAAGGCACGATGAGATATTGACCATCACTTTTACCGAAAAGGCAGCACAAGAGATGGAAGATAAAATATTATCGACTCTGGGGGACTGGCTTAACGCCGTGAGAAGCTCGAACCTTTCCCGGCAGAAAAGAGAGGACACAGAAAAGAGACTGGAGCTTGCCTGCAGTCGTTTCGATGAAGCGCAAATTTCGACAATTCACAGCTTTGCCATGAACCTTCTAAAATCCTACAGCCAATTTTTGGAGATAAGCCCCGCTTTTAATATCGTTACGCCACAACAGGAAGACCTGTTCTACCAATCTGCCCTCAGCGCCCTGGATTTTCTCGACGGGGAATGGTTTGCACAAAACGCCCCCACTAAGTGGAAAAAAAGAATTAAAGCAATGATTTCCGACGATAATTTCAAAAAAGCCTTAGACTTCTTCGGCGCAAATGCCATCGTCGAACTTTCTAAGGCAGCTTCCTCCCTCTTTGGAAGCAGAGGATTAAACCCCGAGGACCTCTTCAAAGAATCGGCCTCCCTTGAAAAGGTTGACAAAAGGGCAGAGGAGATGATCTTCGGCTTAAAGGAACGTTTTAACTTATATCGCAACCTCTATGACTTCTGGGTTGAAGAAATTAGGACAGAAGACGACAACAACGACGGCCTGTCCGAGAGGGTTAGAGAATTTCAAAATCGGTGGAAGGGCATTTACCCCGACTCACCTGCCACATGGGTCAATTTTTTGCTGGACTTAAACGACAGTCTTCTCTCGAACATCAAAGGCGGTGGAAAATTCAAAAAGGAACTGGAATCGCTTCTAAGCGATCGTTTTGGCCATAAGGGGCTGAAAATCCATCGCGAAAGCCTATCTCAGGAGGTGGCTCTTGCCAAATGGTCGAAGGAGGCCCATGAAGACAGACCCCTTCGCGAAACCTTGCTCAAGTTTGCCAGCATGCTTTGGGCCCTATGGGAGGAACAGAAAAAAAGAAAGAACATCCTTTCCTTCGATGATTTGTTGACCAAAGCAAAGGATATGGTAAACAAATATCCCAAGGCTGTCGAACGATACAAATACATATTAGTCGACGAATTTCAGGATATAAACGGCGTTCAAAACCTTCTGATAAAAAACATCGCCGCCGGTAAAGAAGGAGCGACAAAATTGTTCATCGTGGGAGACCTTAAGCAGTCCATCTACAGGTTTCGCCACGCCGACCTAAGGATTTTCGCCGACTACATCGAGAAAGCCAAAAGTGGAGCCGGCAAGTACGTTGCCTTAAAGGAATCTTTTAGGATGACCAGGGATCTGTTGGAAAGGATAAACGATCTTTTCGAGTATATCTGGAAGGATGGAATAAGCTCTTCCTTGAAAGAGATTTACGAACCGTTGGTCTATCCGGAAACGTTAAAAAACGAAAATAGCTCAGGCGATTTAAAAATACTGCTTGAGACGAACGCTGAAGACGAAGATGGGAACAAGGCAAGTTCCGCCCAAAGAAAAAACTCCCTGGCCACGAAGTTGGCGCACCGCTTCAGGATGTTTCACGAAGGGGGAGTTTTCTGGAAAGATATGGTGGTCCTGGTTCCAACCCGCAATTATTTCGACACTCTGGAAGAGGCTTTTGAAAGGGAAGAAATACCTGCAGTATTCGTGGACCAAAGGAGCTTTTTCTCAAGGTCCGAAACGTTGGATGCCACGGCTTTGTTGACCGCTTTAAACAATCCCGAGGATGATTTTGCCCTGATCGGGATGCTTTCGTCTCCCTTTTTGAGACTATCTCAGGAAAGGGTATCGAAGGCCCTTTCCTCTATAGAAGGCGAAGGTGGAGAGGGGAGGATCTGGAGATACCTCAAGACAAACCTCAAAGGTACGGCCGAAAAGATAGAATATCTCCGCAGAAGGGCAATTTTGCGCGGCCCTTCCGACGTCTTAAATTACCTTCTGGAAGAACCCCTGTGGCTCCTTGCCCTTCCTTCCAACAAAAGGATGAGGGCCTTTTCTAACATCAGGTATCTAATACACTTTTTAAGAGGCTATGAAGACGCCTTCGGAAAGGACCTCGCCGGGGCAGCCGACTATCTCAAAAAGACGGCAAGGCTAAACGCTCCCTACGAAGAAGCAACACCCCTGGGAGAGGACGAAGATGTGGTGAGGATAATGACGGTCCACGCCGCAAAGGGATTGGAGTTTCCCGTTGTTGCCGTCTTCGGCCTCGAATACGCCCGTCACCCGAGAAGCGGCTCCTCCCTGGTACCGTCAATTTTCGTAGGCACCGTGGCAAGCTCATACGGTGACCCCTTTGACAGAAAGAAAAATCCGCCTTCAAAGGCAGCTCACGACTACCTTGAGGGCTTAAAACAGGAGGAAGAAAATCTGCGCCTCTTTTACGTCGCCTGCACCCGCGCCAAGAAACACCTGATCCTCTGCGGCAATTACGAAATCGATTCGCAGGGCAACCCTTCAAAAAAAACGGGTCTTTGGCTTAAAACCGTACTTAATTGGGAGGGTGCTCGCAGATACGCCGATCCCGACGACATTGACGAAGCTGAAATAATTACACCGAAGACAAGCGACGCCGGGAGCAAAAAAAATAAACTGTCCCATTCCAGAGGCATATCCCTTAAAAAATTGATAAGGCCCATAGCCGACTCTCCCCTCGATAAGTTCAGCGCCACTGAATATGCCTTAATTTCATGGTGTCCCCATGCATATAGGATGAGCTGCAGGCAGGGTTTGCCGTTGAAATGGGAACTTCCGAGATCCGAAGAATACGGAGGCCCCGACGTTGGCAGTTTGGTGCATTGGATCTTATCCCGTTGGGACTTGAAAGAAGAAAGTCTCGTGAGGTTCTTCCCTGAAAACGACGAGAACCTAGAAAGGACCTTGAGGATGCTCCCCACGGGACTTCGCCCGATCCTAAAGGACAAAAGCCACTGGCCCCTTCTTCAAAGATGGCTCACCGCATTCGCCGGCAGCTTTCTGGGCTCTACCTTGAGAAGGATCCTTTCGTCGAAAGATCCCGAATATAAAACCTACAGGGAAATACCCTTCGATTTCGAGCTTGAATCGGGCACTCGGCTGGCAGGCCAGATAGACCTCCTTTACCTGGACGACGCGACTGCCCATATATGGGATTACAAAATAACCGAAGACCTCGACGAAGGCTCCTTCATGGAACTTTATCGCAAGCAGCTGGAATTTTACGGATATGCAGTCAATCGGGAGTTTCCCCAAAAGAACCTGCTAATGGGGCTTTACATGTTGAGGGAAAGCAGAGAAATCTTGCTAGACGCAGAAGACATTTCCTTCGCAAAGATAAAAAGAAGCATTGAGGAGGCAGCCCTGAAGGCCGCTGTTGGGCCATATGAAAAAGACACCTCACGCTGCAATGCCTGTCCCTGGAAAAACGCTTGTGCCTGA
- a CDS encoding PD-(D/E)XK nuclease family protein yields MIFLAITIHTYRLAKQLERPLKEIYEARKNLIFIVPSREDKNLLLEMLSLKGFRFNLPQIWQWGDLYSGLSDILRRSGFETVVKRQLDPPDHWLVVRHLVHDILASSKELKEKIPAVGQPAFIETIGRQLHELIGEDTLPEDLSTTLNCKSCTDDCPHLTEPTGLLCHIYKKYLNYLNENDLADSAQIPILARKLLDTESLARQLKDRPFVLVGFMSFMRAQREFIDTLDDIGASIDIFKPDSTMGDKFYDAEQQFAEKAFIGKVSEDRPAKIRLFTCGDPRQELETLARNLWFKVEEGVLTFKDIAIEIPSSYKNIAEDVLNAYRIPWKSGSGKYLNETMCWDLVKRLKIAKDENWPFLATIGLLSNPLFGFDLPKEFLEFLKERIPSGAKEWTDILCKSGATELTRIIKKWDSFFDHIKRGSNVESLFQRLLKLLDDELEIRKRAGACVTDPSLDESLYEVSKFLEALEKKALSLAESLPELGPAQKDMLSEAEGWEYLNRFAEETRILPPKRKRESVTIYFDSSPVLATHKLYVVINATSQQWPGKITDPPLLNDEARRMIHENANLAGIHLPLRHERRQQKEALFRRHLYASTEETWLTFSAIDAQGRPNKLSPFLEMDGEKEDLYIIVEETRRPLSKLLPEGERFLREAEVPKDKLSRPRRKPIPSVKPKDEGYLSDIDTWVQCPALYAYRSILKLFQPKEAGLDAQKCGNMLHLLWSKAWKMRSSEKGLSLEACVEQLWEEVVESTYPLLNHIRKLHRHRERLRLQVLRLARIQEEIYLKLRTAFASTEWERQLPPFTINDVSFRGRADRIDHLKEIGQILWDYKTAGSKNYENSLQLASYALALSKADQKTGGAFYLCHSDSMCLGHISKEHKGLDKRLVPEGYSDNIKIKREKLEDIAKRAEEQLISWAKDLTSGSFEPHYDRKTCKDCQYKVLCRKSEIEGGEWLENGEQ; encoded by the coding sequence GTGATCTTCTTGGCCATCACCATTCACACCTACAGATTGGCGAAGCAGCTTGAAAGGCCTCTAAAGGAGATATACGAAGCCCGCAAAAACCTCATATTCATAGTACCTTCCCGCGAGGACAAGAACTTGCTCCTTGAAATGTTGTCTTTAAAGGGATTTAGGTTCAATTTGCCCCAGATATGGCAATGGGGAGACCTGTACAGCGGACTTTCCGACATCCTTCGAAGATCTGGGTTCGAAACAGTAGTCAAAAGACAGCTGGACCCCCCTGACCATTGGCTAGTGGTAAGGCATCTGGTCCACGATATCCTCGCATCATCGAAAGAATTGAAAGAAAAGATCCCGGCGGTAGGGCAACCTGCCTTCATAGAGACCATAGGACGGCAACTTCACGAGCTAATCGGCGAGGACACATTGCCCGAGGACCTTTCGACGACACTAAATTGCAAAAGCTGCACCGATGATTGCCCCCACCTGACAGAACCGACGGGTCTTTTATGTCATATCTACAAAAAATACTTGAATTACTTAAATGAAAACGACCTTGCCGACAGTGCCCAGATACCCATCCTTGCCCGCAAGTTGCTCGACACAGAAAGTCTTGCCCGCCAATTGAAAGACAGGCCCTTCGTCCTGGTGGGTTTTATGAGTTTCATGAGGGCTCAGCGAGAGTTCATAGATACCTTGGACGATATAGGGGCAAGCATAGACATATTTAAACCGGACTCGACGATGGGCGATAAATTTTACGATGCAGAACAACAATTCGCCGAGAAAGCCTTTATCGGCAAGGTCTCAGAGGACAGGCCTGCAAAGATTCGTCTTTTCACCTGTGGCGATCCGAGGCAGGAGTTAGAAACGCTCGCACGAAATTTATGGTTTAAGGTCGAAGAGGGAGTCTTAACTTTTAAGGACATTGCCATAGAGATACCTTCCTCTTACAAAAACATCGCGGAGGACGTTTTAAACGCTTACCGAATTCCATGGAAGTCAGGCTCGGGAAAATATTTGAACGAAACGATGTGCTGGGATTTGGTAAAGCGACTTAAAATCGCCAAGGATGAAAATTGGCCCTTCCTTGCCACCATAGGACTTCTCTCCAACCCTCTATTCGGATTCGATTTGCCTAAAGAATTCTTAGAATTTCTTAAAGAAAGGATCCCGTCGGGAGCAAAGGAATGGACCGATATATTATGTAAAAGCGGCGCAACGGAGTTGACTCGCATCATTAAAAAATGGGACTCCTTTTTCGACCACATCAAAAGGGGCTCCAATGTAGAAAGTTTATTTCAAAGACTTCTCAAACTGCTCGACGATGAGCTTGAAATCCGAAAAAGGGCAGGAGCTTGCGTAACCGACCCCTCATTAGACGAAAGTTTGTACGAGGTATCTAAATTCTTGGAAGCTTTGGAGAAAAAGGCGCTTTCTTTGGCCGAGTCCTTGCCTGAGTTGGGGCCGGCTCAGAAAGACATGCTCTCCGAGGCCGAAGGATGGGAATACTTAAATCGCTTCGCCGAAGAGACGAGAATCCTGCCTCCGAAGAGAAAAAGAGAATCGGTAACGATTTACTTCGACAGCTCTCCCGTTCTGGCAACCCATAAATTATACGTAGTAATAAACGCAACTTCACAACAATGGCCCGGAAAGATAACAGATCCCCCCCTATTGAACGACGAGGCGAGGAGGATGATACACGAAAATGCCAATCTTGCAGGAATCCACTTGCCCTTAAGGCACGAAAGGCGACAACAAAAGGAAGCCCTCTTCAGAAGGCATTTATACGCTTCCACGGAAGAAACCTGGTTAACCTTTTCAGCTATCGACGCCCAGGGCAGGCCGAACAAGCTCTCTCCCTTTTTGGAAATGGACGGTGAAAAGGAAGATCTCTATATAATCGTAGAAGAGACACGAAGGCCCTTGAGCAAGTTGTTGCCCGAGGGAGAGAGGTTCCTTCGCGAAGCGGAAGTTCCCAAAGACAAGCTTTCCCGCCCGAGAAGGAAGCCTATCCCCTCGGTAAAACCAAAGGACGAAGGCTATCTAAGCGATATCGACACCTGGGTTCAATGCCCCGCCCTCTACGCTTACAGAAGCATTCTAAAGCTCTTTCAACCGAAAGAAGCAGGGCTGGACGCTCAAAAGTGCGGTAATATGCTTCACCTCCTCTGGTCGAAGGCATGGAAAATGAGAAGTTCTGAAAAGGGGCTTTCCCTTGAAGCTTGTGTGGAGCAACTGTGGGAAGAAGTGGTGGAATCGACCTATCCCCTTCTTAACCACATCAGGAAGCTCCATCGCCATCGCGAAAGGCTTCGCCTGCAGGTCCTGCGCCTTGCCCGCATTCAGGAAGAGATATACCTAAAACTTCGCACAGCCTTCGCATCGACTGAATGGGAAAGGCAGCTTCCTCCGTTTACGATAAACGATGTCTCCTTTCGCGGCAGGGCAGACCGCATAGACCACCTGAAGGAAATTGGCCAAATCCTTTGGGACTACAAGACTGCGGGTTCCAAAAATTACGAAAATTCATTGCAACTTGCCTCCTACGCCCTGGCGCTATCGAAGGCCGACCAAAAGACAGGAGGCGCCTTCTACCTGTGCCACAGTGACAGCATGTGTCTGGGGCATATTTCAAAGGAGCACAAAGGCCTCGACAAGAGACTGGTCCCGGAAGGATACTCCGATAACATAAAAATAAAACGCGAGAAACTCGAGGATATCGCAAAGAGAGCCGAAGAACAGCTGATCAGTTGGGCAAAGGACTTGACCTCCGGGTCCTTCGAACCCCATTACGATCGAAAGACCTGCAAGGACTGTCAATATAAGGTCCTCTGTCGCAAAAGCGAAATCGAAGGAGGAGAATGGTTAGAAAATGGCGAACAATGA
- a CDS encoding YitT family protein, producing the protein MDKSNFKRIFMHIYHLLKQEKDSFLTITFGTTISVIATLTLIMPYKFPDSGLTGLAVLSSYVFNISPSWLFAIGNAALLVWGWKELSPRFVILTIYGVGLFSLLLKLLEFMPAPSLDDLFLIAVFAGVIKGIGGGLVFRSGASLGGTDIVVVALRNRYGVEVGKYGFYINLAVLLISAPVIGIERTVYGLVAIYISGIAVDGVLRSFDRRRQVFVISKKYDQVKDFVINGLGRGVTLLKGEGGFTGHEQKVVMCLLTPRQTMELKRYLAMVDKNAFMVITEASEVVGKGFKSWKEL; encoded by the coding sequence GTGGACAAAAGTAATTTTAAAAGGATATTTATGCATATATATCACCTTTTAAAACAAGAAAAAGACAGCTTTCTTACCATTACCTTCGGTACGACTATCTCTGTAATCGCAACCCTCACCCTCATCATGCCCTACAAATTTCCCGATTCCGGGCTGACAGGTCTGGCCGTACTGTCTTCCTATGTCTTCAATATTTCTCCGTCGTGGCTGTTTGCCATCGGCAACGCTGCATTGCTGGTCTGGGGATGGAAAGAGCTGTCTCCAAGGTTTGTGATACTTACGATATATGGCGTCGGGTTGTTCTCCTTACTTCTAAAGCTCCTCGAATTTATGCCGGCTCCTTCTTTAGACGATCTTTTCTTGATTGCCGTATTTGCAGGAGTCATAAAGGGGATAGGGGGAGGGTTGGTCTTCAGATCCGGAGCCTCCCTCGGGGGGACCGATATCGTTGTCGTCGCCTTAAGAAACAGATATGGCGTGGAAGTGGGAAAGTACGGCTTTTACATAAACCTGGCAGTCCTATTGATCTCCGCTCCGGTAATTGGTATCGAACGAACGGTGTACGGGCTTGTGGCTATCTACATAAGCGGAATTGCCGTTGATGGGGTGTTGAGGTCCTTCGACAGGAGAAGGCAGGTTTTCGTAATATCCAAAAAGTACGATCAGGTTAAAGATTTTGTAATCAACGGACTGGGTCGCGGAGTGACATTGCTCAAAGGCGAGGGGGGATTTACGGGACATGAACAGAAAGTAGTGATGTGTCTTTTAACTCCCCGACAGACTATGGAGTTGAAGAGATACTTGGCTATGGTCGACAAAAATGCCTTTATGGTCATAACGGAGGCTTCGGAAGTCGTGGGAAAGGGATTTAAATCTTGGAAGGAGTTGTAA
- a CDS encoding Na/Pi symporter gives MTPLYGFILLLGGVGLFLYGLNVCPENIKKYLGRGGKVFLSQVGTRKGSSLLFGLAFSVMVQSSAAATSFIVGLVEVGLMASEGALVAIMGASVGTGLIVYFLSLDIILYSPVAFFVIVFFGRFAKGRWKEYFKIAEGISVVFLGMALIKLGSQPLVYSELVRNLMTFLTGSFLLMALTAYLLTSIIQSSTATLAVAMGMAGSGLLPFPSVLPIILGAYVGSSSSALLAALGKKRKSQGLAWSTFLYRVFGILPMIPLGALYVKIGESLPITIDVHIAFLQILLVLTNMILLLPFVSFLSKMGEKLASFSGRESIEPLYLDWAFVDITPLAVSLLTKEIVRASNFLEEFLYGLFHGDIDEGRLFLLKSSLPDLVDSCIFYRSAITWISKEDSALVKEFVATSYSLNALKNMVILATARLFPLLRGEREVVGYSLLLSEMEEIKGLFFDIFTSSLGAYALDDPSFAKKAFKLYGEFSQIIAERKNRLMLSHHRIEGGTELIDLLTLLDAILRESLEFARVARRYNDKSEEDNKRFINRQGEREFDL, from the coding sequence TTGACGCCTTTGTATGGCTTTATTTTGCTCCTTGGCGGAGTAGGGCTTTTTTTATACGGACTTAACGTCTGTCCCGAGAATATAAAGAAGTATCTCGGCAGAGGCGGAAAAGTATTTTTGTCTCAAGTAGGAACCAGAAAAGGGTCTTCTCTGCTCTTTGGTTTGGCCTTTTCGGTAATGGTGCAAAGCAGTGCTGCAGCAACATCATTTATCGTGGGCTTGGTAGAGGTGGGGCTTATGGCCTCCGAGGGCGCCCTAGTTGCCATAATGGGAGCAAGTGTAGGTACCGGATTGATCGTATATTTTTTGAGCCTGGACATCATTTTATACAGCCCTGTAGCCTTTTTCGTCATAGTGTTTTTTGGACGTTTCGCTAAAGGGCGCTGGAAGGAATATTTTAAGATAGCAGAGGGGATTTCCGTCGTGTTCCTGGGGATGGCCCTTATAAAGCTGGGGTCTCAGCCGCTCGTCTATTCGGAGCTGGTGAGGAACTTGATGACTTTCTTGACAGGTTCCTTTCTTCTCATGGCTTTGACGGCTTATTTGCTTACATCGATTATCCAAAGCAGCACGGCAACCCTTGCTGTAGCAATGGGTATGGCCGGATCCGGCTTGCTCCCATTTCCCTCTGTCTTGCCTATCATCCTGGGAGCTTACGTTGGTTCTTCCAGCTCAGCCCTTCTGGCGGCTTTGGGAAAGAAAAGAAAATCTCAGGGACTTGCATGGAGCACATTTCTTTACAGGGTCTTTGGAATATTGCCCATGATCCCTCTGGGTGCCCTTTATGTAAAAATAGGAGAGAGCTTGCCCATAACGATAGACGTTCATATAGCCTTTCTCCAAATATTGCTGGTATTGACTAACATGATCTTGCTGTTGCCCTTTGTCTCGTTTCTTTCCAAGATGGGAGAAAAGCTTGCCAGCTTCAGCGGCAGGGAATCCATAGAGCCCTTATACCTCGATTGGGCCTTTGTGGACATCACGCCCCTGGCAGTTTCGCTGCTTACAAAAGAGATAGTTCGAGCCTCCAATTTTTTGGAGGAATTTCTTTACGGATTGTTTCATGGAGACATAGATGAGGGACGTCTGTTTTTATTGAAGTCAAGTTTGCCCGATCTGGTCGATTCCTGTATCTTCTATCGGTCGGCAATAACGTGGATTTCGAAGGAAGATAGCGCCCTCGTTAAGGAGTTCGTCGCCACCTCTTACTCCTTAAATGCCCTTAAAAATATGGTCATCCTGGCCACGGCAAGGCTTTTTCCCCTGCTCAGAGGAGAGAGGGAAGTTGTGGGATACTCTCTTCTCCTTTCAGAAATGGAGGAAATTAAGGGCCTTTTTTTCGACATATTCACTAGCAGTCTAGGCGCCTATGCCCTGGACGATCCTTCCTTTGCGAAGAAGGCCTTTAAGCTCTATGGAGAGTTTTCCCAGATAATAGCTGAAAGAAAAAACAGGCTTATGTTATCTCATCATAGGATCGAGGGTGGCACCGAATTGATCGATCTGTTAACCCTGCTCGATGCCATTTTGAGAGAATCTCTGGAATTTGCGCGCGTAGCAAGACGTTATAATGATAAGAGTGAAGAAGACAATAAAAGATTTATCAATCGACAGGGAGAGAGGGAATTTGATCTTTAA
- the phoU gene encoding phosphate signaling complex protein PhoU, whose protein sequence is MIFKREFKEDQKVGGLFERDRKWLFERLNSMADLVELSISDSLEAIMKRSDDMALEVIGKDDAIDIVEVEVEQECLRLLAMRQPVREDLRFVFTIIKVITELERIGDQAVNIAERALELNREGLLKPLIDIPKMARIVIEMVRGAIKAFEEKDVDKLVEVFKRDDEVDALNRGIFAEIIQIMASTKMDDPYSVKKATDLLLVSRYLERAGDHASNIAERAFFSVTGERIKEKLKGRA, encoded by the coding sequence TTGATCTTTAAGAGAGAGTTCAAAGAGGATCAGAAGGTTGGGGGGCTTTTCGAGAGGGACAGAAAATGGCTCTTCGAGCGGCTCAATTCGATGGCCGATTTGGTGGAACTGTCAATAAGCGATTCTTTGGAAGCCATCATGAAAAGAAGCGACGATATGGCTTTGGAGGTCATCGGCAAGGACGATGCAATAGACATCGTGGAAGTCGAGGTTGAACAGGAGTGCCTTCGCTTATTGGCTATGCGCCAGCCGGTTCGAGAGGATCTACGCTTCGTCTTTACTATCATCAAAGTTATTACGGAATTGGAACGCATCGGAGATCAGGCCGTGAATATAGCAGAAAGGGCACTGGAGTTAAACAGGGAAGGTCTGCTCAAGCCATTGATCGACATACCGAAGATGGCGAGGATAGTAATAGAGATGGTAAGGGGGGCTATCAAGGCCTTCGAGGAGAAGGATGTGGATAAGTTGGTAGAAGTTTTTAAACGCGACGACGAGGTGGATGCGCTGAACAGGGGCATATTTGCAGAGATAATTCAGATCATGGCTTCAACAAAGATGGATGATCCCTATTCTGTGAAGAAGGCCACTGATCTGCTTCTGGTGTCCAGGTACCTGGAGAGGGCCGGTGATCATGCCAGCAACATAGCAGAACGCGCCTTTTTCAGCGTCACGGGGGAGAGGATAAAGGAAAAGCTAAAGGGAAGAGCCTAG
- a CDS encoding 4Fe-4S double cluster binding domain-containing protein: MDFAFELKDELHRRGASLVGFADLKGISPEAGMPFGISIAYALDPNVISQISDGPTGEYAALYHRANEILGKLAEFAADFIVSRGWKAKYIPATTNVSADRLATPLPHKTVATRAGLGWIGKCALLVTEQYGSALRLASVLTEMALPSGEPVGSSRCGSCDSCVSACPVLAPSGREWNPSLKREEFFDAGLCYEKTSENARRPEIGATICGICIAACPWTKRYLRSKK; this comes from the coding sequence ATGGATTTTGCCTTTGAACTTAAGGACGAACTTCATCGAAGAGGTGCTTCTTTGGTCGGCTTTGCCGATCTAAAGGGTATTTCTCCGGAAGCGGGAATGCCTTTTGGAATATCGATTGCCTATGCCCTTGATCCCAACGTTATATCGCAAATAAGCGACGGGCCAACGGGCGAATACGCGGCCCTTTACCACAGGGCCAACGAAATTTTGGGCAAATTGGCGGAATTTGCTGCGGATTTCATTGTCTCGCGGGGATGGAAGGCCAAATACATTCCGGCCACAACAAATGTGAGTGCCGACAGATTAGCCACGCCTTTGCCCCACAAGACTGTAGCTACAAGGGCAGGCCTCGGGTGGATAGGCAAGTGCGCCCTTTTAGTGACAGAGCAGTATGGATCGGCCCTGCGGCTGGCCTCCGTCTTGACGGAGATGGCCCTTCCCAGTGGCGAGCCGGTAGGAAGCTCCCGATGCGGTAGTTGTGATTCCTGCGTTAGTGCATGTCCGGTTTTGGCTCCCTCGGGGAGGGAATGGAATCCATCGTTGAAAAGGGAGGAATTTTTCGATGCCGGTCTTTGTTACGAGAAGACCAGCGAAAACGCCAGGCGTCCCGAAATTGGAGCTACCATATGTGGGATATGCATAGCTGCCTGTCCCTGGACGAAGCGTTATCTTCGGTCAAAAAAATAG